A part of Andrena cerasifolii isolate SP2316 chromosome 10, iyAndCera1_principal, whole genome shotgun sequence genomic DNA contains:
- the Rtet gene encoding major facilitator superfamily domain-containing protein rtet isoform X3, whose translation MLPKKLVLCFMEFLGSPIVGALSDIYGRKPLMLLCLTGIMMSYLLWALSFNFTVFVLARFVGGISKGNISLSMAIISDVTSAKERGKAMALVGIAFSIGFVVGPMIGAFFAWISSNDRDKAWYIVPAVFALFLATSDVCFIACSLKESLPPHHRATTLKSGISGAITYINPIDLFQFNGVSGLNCQDKQNLKTLGIAYFIYLFIYSGLEFTLTFLTHYLFEFTSMQQGWMFLAIGLVMALLQGSWVRTIPPNKTKWTVELGLWLIIPAFVCVGMAESILTLSIGVLLFAISTAMVVTCMMTLVTRIGPENQKGAITGVFRSLGALARACGPVVASSAFWCVGSKVTYLTGAIFLVLPPFILRGVKSL comes from the exons ATGCTCCCGAAAAAGTTAGTTCTGTGCTTTATGGAG tttttggGTTCGCCAATTGTAGGAGCATTGTCGGATATCTATGGAAGGAAACCATTGATGTTGCTTTGTTTAACAGGCATTATGATGTCCTATTTATTGTGGGCACTGTCTTTTAATTTCACTGTTTTCGTACTGGCAAGATTCGTCGGCGGTATTAGCAAAGGAAATATTAGTTTATCCATGGCTATTATCTCTGACGTTACATCTGCAAAGGAAAGGGGAAAAGCAATG gcaCTTGTTGGTATTGCTTTTTCCATAGGGTTTGTTGTGGGGCCAATGATAGGTGCCTTCTTTGCTTGGATCTCGAGCAATGATAGGGACAAAGCTTGGTACATAGTACCCGCTGTGTTCGCCCTCTTCCTAGCAACCAGCGATGTATGTTTTATCGCTTGCAGCTTAAAAGAGTCCTTACCACCTCATCACAGAGCAACAACTCTCAAGTCTGGTATATCTGGGGCTATCACTTATATCAATCCCATAGATTTGTTCCAGTTCAACGGAGTATCCGGCTTAAATTGTCAAG ATAAACAGAACTTGAAGACATTGGGCATCGCTTACTTCATATATCTGTTCATCTACAGCGGCTTGGAGTTCACCTTGACGTTCTTGACTCATTATCTGTTTGAATTTACAAGTATGCAACAGGGGTGGATGTTTCTAGCGATTGGATTGGTTATGGCACTTCTGCAAGGGAGTTGGGTAAGGACGATTCCACCTAACAAAACGAAATGGACTGTAGAGCTG GGCTTATGGTTAATAATTCCGGCGTTTGTGTGTGTAGGGATGGCGGAAAGTATATTAACACTGTCTATCGGAGTACTTCTATTCGCAATTT CCACTGCCATGGTTGTAACTTGTATGATGACACTGGTGACACGAATCGGGCCTGAGAACCAGAAAGGGGCGATAACAGGTGTCTTCCGTTCCCTCGGGGCATTAGCTCGGGCTTGCGGGCCCGTCGTAGCTTCCTCAG CTTTCTGGTGCGTCGGCAGCAAGGTGACATACCTCACTGGTGCTATCTTCCTCGTACTGCCGCCTTTTATTCTCCGAGGTGTAAAGTCGCTTTGA
- the Rtet gene encoding major facilitator superfamily domain-containing protein rtet isoform X2 produces MAQIKDNTVKVVFISLLLDLLAFTMILPLLPALLDYYKHVENDQGLYFKILHYVQSARKFFDAPEKVSSVLYGGFLGSMYSFLQFLGSPIVGALSDIYGRKPLMLLCLTGIMMSYLLWALSFNFTVFVLARFVGGISKGNISLSMAIISDVTSAKERGKAMALVGIAFSIGFVVGPMIGAFFAWISSNDRDKAWYIVPAVFALFLATSDVCFIACSLKESLPPHHRATTLKSGISGAITYINPIDLFQFNGVSGLNCQDKQNLKTLGIAYFIYLFIYSGLEFTLTFLTHYLFEFTSMQQGWMFLAIGLVMALLQGSWVRTIPPNKTKWTVELVNIFDNRRKDLDGGKYINTVYRSTSIRNFHCHGCNLYDDTGDTNRA; encoded by the exons ACCACTGTTGCCGGCATTACTAGATTATTATAAGCACGTAGAAAACGACCAAGGCCTGTATTTCAAAATCTTGCACTACGTACAGAGCGCGAGAAAATTTTTTGATGCTCCCGAAAAAGTTAGTTCTGTGCTTTATGGAG GTTTCCTTGGTTCTATGTACtcctttttacagtttttggGTTCGCCAATTGTAGGAGCATTGTCGGATATCTATGGAAGGAAACCATTGATGTTGCTTTGTTTAACAGGCATTATGATGTCCTATTTATTGTGGGCACTGTCTTTTAATTTCACTGTTTTCGTACTGGCAAGATTCGTCGGCGGTATTAGCAAAGGAAATATTAGTTTATCCATGGCTATTATCTCTGACGTTACATCTGCAAAGGAAAGGGGAAAAGCAATG gcaCTTGTTGGTATTGCTTTTTCCATAGGGTTTGTTGTGGGGCCAATGATAGGTGCCTTCTTTGCTTGGATCTCGAGCAATGATAGGGACAAAGCTTGGTACATAGTACCCGCTGTGTTCGCCCTCTTCCTAGCAACCAGCGATGTATGTTTTATCGCTTGCAGCTTAAAAGAGTCCTTACCACCTCATCACAGAGCAACAACTCTCAAGTCTGGTATATCTGGGGCTATCACTTATATCAATCCCATAGATTTGTTCCAGTTCAACGGAGTATCCGGCTTAAATTGTCAAG ATAAACAGAACTTGAAGACATTGGGCATCGCTTACTTCATATATCTGTTCATCTACAGCGGCTTGGAGTTCACCTTGACGTTCTTGACTCATTATCTGTTTGAATTTACAAGTATGCAACAGGGGTGGATGTTTCTAGCGATTGGATTGGTTATGGCACTTCTGCAAGGGAGTTGGGTAAGGACGATTCCACCTAACAAAACGAAATGGACTGTAGAGCTGGTAAATATCTTTGATAATCGTCGTAAAGACTT GGATGGCGGAAAGTATATTAACACTGTCTATCGGAGTACTTCTATTCGCAATTT CCACTGCCATGGTTGTAACTTGTATGATGACACTGGTGACACGAATCGGGCCTGA
- the Rtet gene encoding major facilitator superfamily domain-containing protein rtet isoform X1, translating into MAQIKDNTVKVVFISLLLDLLAFTMILPLLPALLDYYKHVENDQGLYFKILHYVQSARKFFDAPEKVSSVLYGGFLGSMYSFLQFLGSPIVGALSDIYGRKPLMLLCLTGIMMSYLLWALSFNFTVFVLARFVGGISKGNISLSMAIISDVTSAKERGKAMALVGIAFSIGFVVGPMIGAFFAWISSNDRDKAWYIVPAVFALFLATSDVCFIACSLKESLPPHHRATTLKSGISGAITYINPIDLFQFNGVSGLNCQDKQNLKTLGIAYFIYLFIYSGLEFTLTFLTHYLFEFTSMQQGWMFLAIGLVMALLQGSWVRTIPPNKTKWTVELGLWLIIPAFVCVGMAESILTLSIGVLLFAISTAMVVTCMMTLVTRIGPENQKGAITGVFRSLGALARACGPVVASSAFWCVGSKVTYLTGAIFLVLPPFILRGVKSL; encoded by the exons ACCACTGTTGCCGGCATTACTAGATTATTATAAGCACGTAGAAAACGACCAAGGCCTGTATTTCAAAATCTTGCACTACGTACAGAGCGCGAGAAAATTTTTTGATGCTCCCGAAAAAGTTAGTTCTGTGCTTTATGGAG GTTTCCTTGGTTCTATGTACtcctttttacagtttttggGTTCGCCAATTGTAGGAGCATTGTCGGATATCTATGGAAGGAAACCATTGATGTTGCTTTGTTTAACAGGCATTATGATGTCCTATTTATTGTGGGCACTGTCTTTTAATTTCACTGTTTTCGTACTGGCAAGATTCGTCGGCGGTATTAGCAAAGGAAATATTAGTTTATCCATGGCTATTATCTCTGACGTTACATCTGCAAAGGAAAGGGGAAAAGCAATG gcaCTTGTTGGTATTGCTTTTTCCATAGGGTTTGTTGTGGGGCCAATGATAGGTGCCTTCTTTGCTTGGATCTCGAGCAATGATAGGGACAAAGCTTGGTACATAGTACCCGCTGTGTTCGCCCTCTTCCTAGCAACCAGCGATGTATGTTTTATCGCTTGCAGCTTAAAAGAGTCCTTACCACCTCATCACAGAGCAACAACTCTCAAGTCTGGTATATCTGGGGCTATCACTTATATCAATCCCATAGATTTGTTCCAGTTCAACGGAGTATCCGGCTTAAATTGTCAAG ATAAACAGAACTTGAAGACATTGGGCATCGCTTACTTCATATATCTGTTCATCTACAGCGGCTTGGAGTTCACCTTGACGTTCTTGACTCATTATCTGTTTGAATTTACAAGTATGCAACAGGGGTGGATGTTTCTAGCGATTGGATTGGTTATGGCACTTCTGCAAGGGAGTTGGGTAAGGACGATTCCACCTAACAAAACGAAATGGACTGTAGAGCTG GGCTTATGGTTAATAATTCCGGCGTTTGTGTGTGTAGGGATGGCGGAAAGTATATTAACACTGTCTATCGGAGTACTTCTATTCGCAATTT CCACTGCCATGGTTGTAACTTGTATGATGACACTGGTGACACGAATCGGGCCTGAGAACCAGAAAGGGGCGATAACAGGTGTCTTCCGTTCCCTCGGGGCATTAGCTCGGGCTTGCGGGCCCGTCGTAGCTTCCTCAG CTTTCTGGTGCGTCGGCAGCAAGGTGACATACCTCACTGGTGCTATCTTCCTCGTACTGCCGCCTTTTATTCTCCGAGGTGTAAAGTCGCTTTGA